One window from the genome of Choloepus didactylus isolate mChoDid1 chromosome 2, mChoDid1.pri, whole genome shotgun sequence encodes:
- the KCNA3 gene encoding potassium voltage-gated channel subfamily A member 3 isoform X2, producing the protein MDEHLSLLRSPPPPSARHRAHPPQHPAGGRGAHTLVNPGYAEPAAGRELPPDMTVVPGDHLLEPEAADGGGGTPQGGGGGGGGCDRYEPLPPALPAAGEQDCCGERVVINISGLRFETQLKTLCQFPETLLGDPKRRMRYFDPLRNEYFFDRNRPSFDAILYYYQSGGRIRRPVNVPIDIFSEEIRFYQLGEEAMEKFREDEGFLREEERPLPRRDFQRQVWLLFEYPESSGPARGIAIVSVLVILISIVIFCLETLPEFRDEKDYPASPSQDVFETSAGNSTSGAPAGASSFSDPFFVVETLCIIWFSFELLVRFFACPSKATFSRNIMNLIDIVAIIPYFITLGTELAERQGNGQQAMSLAILRVIRLVRVFRIFKLSRHSKGLQILGQTLKASMRELGLLIFFLFIGVILFSSAVYFAEADDPTSGFSSIPDAFWWAVVTMTTVGYGDMHPVTIGGKIVGSLCAIAGVLTIALPVPVIVSNFNYFYHRETEGEEQAQYMHVGSCQHLSPSAEELRKARSNSTLNI; encoded by the coding sequence ATGGACGAGCATCTCAGCCTCCTGCGCTCGCCGCCGCCGCCCTCCGCCCGCCACCGCGCCCACCCTCCGCAGCATCCCGCGGGCGGCCGCGGCGCCCACACCCTGGTGAACCCCGGCTACGCCGAGCCCGCCGCCGGCCGCGAGCTGCCTCCCGACATGACCGTGGTGCCCGGGGACCACCTGCTGGAGCCGGAGGCGGCCGACGGCGGCGGGGGCACGCCACagggcggcggtggcggcggcggcggctgcgacCGCTACGAGCCGCTGCCGCCCGCTCTGCCCGCCGCGGGCGAGCAGGACTGCTGCGGGGAGCGCGTGGTGATCAACATCTCGGGGCTGCGCTTCGAGACGCAGCTCAAGACCCTCTGCCAGTTCCCGGAGACGCTGCTGGGCGACCCCAAGCGGCGCATGAGGTACTTCGACCCGCTCCGCAACGAGTACTTCTTCGACCGCAACCGGCCCAGCTTCGACGCCATCCTCTATTATTATCAGTCCGGGGGCCGCATCCGCCGGCCGGTCAACGTGCCCATCGACATCTTCTCCGAGGAGATCCGCTTCTACCAGCTGGGCGAGGAGGCTATGGAGAAGTTCCGCGAGGACGAGGGCTTCCTGCGGGAGGAGGAGCGGCCCCTGCCCCGCCGCGACTTCCAGCGCCAGGTGTGGCTGCTCTTCGAGTACCCGGAGAGCTCCGGGCCGGCCCGGGGCATCGCCATCGTGTCCGTGCTCGTCATCCTCATCTCCATTGTCATCTTCTGCCTGGAGACGCTGCCCGAGTTCCGCGATGAGAAGGACTACCCCGCCTCGCCGTCTCAGGATGTGTTCGAGACCTCGGCCGGCAACAGCACGTCGGGGGCCCCCGCGGGAGCCTCCAGCTTCTCGGATCCCTTCTTCGTGGTGGAGACCCTGTGCATCATCTGGTTCTCCTTTGAACTGCTGGTGCGGTTCTTCGCTTGCCCCAGCAAAGCCACCTTTTCTCGAAATATCATGAACCTGATAGACATCGTGGCCATCATCCCTTATTTCATCACTCTGGGCACCGAGCTGGCTGAGCGACAGGGCAATGGACAGCAGGCCATGTCCCTGGCCATCCTGAGGGTCATCCGCCTGGTGAGGGTCTTCCGCATCTTCAAGCTCTCCCGCCATTCCAAGGGGCTGCAGATCCTGGGGCAGACGCtgaaggcttccatgagggagttAGGGTTGCTtatctttttcctcttcattGGGGTCATCCTCTTCTCCAGCGCGGTCTACTTTGCCGAGGCAGACGACCCCACTTCGGGTTTCAGCAGTATCCCTGACGCCTTCTGGTGGGCAGTGGTAACCATGACAACAGTAGGTTACGGTGATATGCACCCAGTGACCATAGGGGGCAAGATTGTGGGCTCGCTCTGTGCCATCGCTGGCGTCTTGACCATTGCTTTGCCAGTCCCTGTGATTGTTTCCAACTTCAATTACTTCTACCACCGGGAGACAGAAGGTGAAGAGCAAGCCCAATACATGCACGTGGGAAGTTGCCAGCACCTCTCTCCTTCAGCCGAGGAGCTCCGAAAAGCAAGGAGTAACTCGACTCTGA
- the KCNA3 gene encoding potassium voltage-gated channel subfamily A member 3 isoform X1 — translation MDEHLSLLRSPPPPSARHRAHPPQHPAGGRGAHTLVNPGYAEPAAGRELPPDMTVVPGDHLLEPEAADGGGGTPQGGGGGGGGCDRYEPLPPALPAAGEQDCCGERVVINISGLRFETQLKTLCQFPETLLGDPKRRMRYFDPLRNEYFFDRNRPSFDAILYYYQSGGRIRRPVNVPIDIFSEEIRFYQLGEEAMEKFREDEGFLREEERPLPRRDFQRQVWLLFEYPESSGPARGIAIVSVLVILISIVIFCLETLPEFRDEKDYPASPSQDVFETSAGNSTSGAPAGASSFSDPFFVVETLCIIWFSFELLVRFFACPSKATFSRNIMNLIDIVAIIPYFITLGTELAERQGNGQQAMSLAILRVIRLVRVFRIFKLSRHSKGLQILGQTLKASMRELGLLIFFLFIGVILFSSAVYFAEADDPTSGFSSIPDAFWWAVVTMTTVGYGDMHPVTIGGKIVGSLCAIAGVLTIALPVPVIVSNFNYFYHRETEGEEQAQYMHVGSCQHLSPSAEELRKARSNSTLTVPSPSHLSAVNRSDNSSLKKCKAAHVLPNLKTYGNIVR, via the exons ATGGACGAGCATCTCAGCCTCCTGCGCTCGCCGCCGCCGCCCTCCGCCCGCCACCGCGCCCACCCTCCGCAGCATCCCGCGGGCGGCCGCGGCGCCCACACCCTGGTGAACCCCGGCTACGCCGAGCCCGCCGCCGGCCGCGAGCTGCCTCCCGACATGACCGTGGTGCCCGGGGACCACCTGCTGGAGCCGGAGGCGGCCGACGGCGGCGGGGGCACGCCACagggcggcggtggcggcggcggcggctgcgacCGCTACGAGCCGCTGCCGCCCGCTCTGCCCGCCGCGGGCGAGCAGGACTGCTGCGGGGAGCGCGTGGTGATCAACATCTCGGGGCTGCGCTTCGAGACGCAGCTCAAGACCCTCTGCCAGTTCCCGGAGACGCTGCTGGGCGACCCCAAGCGGCGCATGAGGTACTTCGACCCGCTCCGCAACGAGTACTTCTTCGACCGCAACCGGCCCAGCTTCGACGCCATCCTCTATTATTATCAGTCCGGGGGCCGCATCCGCCGGCCGGTCAACGTGCCCATCGACATCTTCTCCGAGGAGATCCGCTTCTACCAGCTGGGCGAGGAGGCTATGGAGAAGTTCCGCGAGGACGAGGGCTTCCTGCGGGAGGAGGAGCGGCCCCTGCCCCGCCGCGACTTCCAGCGCCAGGTGTGGCTGCTCTTCGAGTACCCGGAGAGCTCCGGGCCGGCCCGGGGCATCGCCATCGTGTCCGTGCTCGTCATCCTCATCTCCATTGTCATCTTCTGCCTGGAGACGCTGCCCGAGTTCCGCGATGAGAAGGACTACCCCGCCTCGCCGTCTCAGGATGTGTTCGAGACCTCGGCCGGCAACAGCACGTCGGGGGCCCCCGCGGGAGCCTCCAGCTTCTCGGATCCCTTCTTCGTGGTGGAGACCCTGTGCATCATCTGGTTCTCCTTTGAACTGCTGGTGCGGTTCTTCGCTTGCCCCAGCAAAGCCACCTTTTCTCGAAATATCATGAACCTGATAGACATCGTGGCCATCATCCCTTATTTCATCACTCTGGGCACCGAGCTGGCTGAGCGACAGGGCAATGGACAGCAGGCCATGTCCCTGGCCATCCTGAGGGTCATCCGCCTGGTGAGGGTCTTCCGCATCTTCAAGCTCTCCCGCCATTCCAAGGGGCTGCAGATCCTGGGGCAGACGCtgaaggcttccatgagggagttAGGGTTGCTtatctttttcctcttcattGGGGTCATCCTCTTCTCCAGCGCGGTCTACTTTGCCGAGGCAGACGACCCCACTTCGGGTTTCAGCAGTATCCCTGACGCCTTCTGGTGGGCAGTGGTAACCATGACAACAGTAGGTTACGGTGATATGCACCCAGTGACCATAGGGGGCAAGATTGTGGGCTCGCTCTGTGCCATCGCTGGCGTCTTGACCATTGCTTTGCCAGTCCCTGTGATTGTTTCCAACTTCAATTACTTCTACCACCGGGAGACAGAAGGTGAAGAGCAAGCCCAATACATGCACGTGGGAAGTTGCCAGCACCTCTCTCCTTCAGCCGAGGAGCTCCGAAAAGCAAGGAGTAACTCGACTCTGA CAGTTCCAAGTCCTTCCCACCTCTCGGCTGTGAATAGGAGTGATAACTCCTCTCTTAAGAAATGCAAAGCAGCACATGTACTCCCCAATCTGAAGACTTATGGGAACATTGTGAGATAG